From the genome of Bombus pascuorum chromosome 2, iyBomPasc1.1, whole genome shotgun sequence, one region includes:
- the LOC132916682 gene encoding locomotion-related protein Hikaru genki isoform X2 encodes MSIEKERTRKFFESAHGMKLSAGFYVLLLGLVTTVTFCTAKQIDSDGFHRGCKLEGLHPFLIVTYKNITISVDKITVPHGERVTVRCRELGKYKLVGDPLLHCRNASWSGKLPSCTPTTAISNYTGETEDVPPTIVFGLPAGSAAVEPSGALAVYPGSILHLECLFARKLGNPEWTWTSTFRQYLTGWAIAARERDWKYRLSIYYAKTQDSGVYTCSTPRGLSNSIRVHVVDVQCPVLNLPKPPLIGKIEGARMGHGATFECPIGFKLEGAAVITCQYNGKWSAEIPRCETIVCPPIDKFDDTRLQLLEYNNTFGRRAVFACMWGHRLLGSQTIECQGDGSWSGSTPSCEEIICPTPSIPKSGRIIEQTNRHNSGRKQHQTRMYKVGALVRFACVPGHQLLGEASVICTENGTWSHPPPVCKVRCPYPGDPPHGRIAPLKFWYKPGDNIQVTCSPGYVTPLEPVRKPTCRENGIWSAPPPPCRSYKDV; translated from the exons ATGTCcatcgagaaagaaagaacaaggAAATTCTTTGAAAGCGCGCATGGTATGAAACTGAGTGCAGGATTTTATGTTTTGTTACTTGGGCTTGTAACAACGGTTACTTTTTGCACGGCGAAACAAATAG ATTCCGACGGATTTCATAGAGGTTGTAAACTTGAAGGATTACATCCGTTTTTAATCGTGACCTACAAGAATATTACAATATCT GTAGACAAGATCACTGTACCACACGGGGAACGGGTGACGGTAAGATGCAGAGAACTTGGCAAATACAAGCTCGTCGGTGATCCTCTGTTGCATTGTCGTAATGCAAGTTGGAGCGGGAAACTACCCTCTTGTACTCCAACGACAGCGATTTCAAATTATACCG GAGAAACAGAGGATGTACCGCCAACGATCGTATTTGGATTACCGGCCGGTTCAGCTGCTGTCGAACCATCTGGTGCTCTCGCCGTTTATCCTGGAAGCATTCTTCACCTGGAATGCCTATTCGCTAGAAAACTTGGTAATCCCGAATGGACTTGGACCTCGACATTTCGTCAATACTTGACCG GATGGGCGATTGCTGCTCGTGAAAGAGACTGGAAGTATCGATTATCGATATATTATGCGAAAACGCAAGATTCAGGAGTTTACACGTGCTCTACACCTCGTGGATTATCTAACTCCATACGTGTCCACGTTGTGG ATGTTCAGTGTCCCGTTTTGAACCTACCCAAACCACCGTTAATCGGTAAGATCGAAGGTGCGCGTATGGGTCACGGAGCAACGTTCGAATGTCCAATTGGATTTAAACTAGAAGGCGCAGCTGTTATAACGTGTCAATACAACG GTAAATGGTCAGCCGAAATTCCGCGATGCGAAACAATCGTATGCCCACCTATAGATAAATTCGATGATACAAGGTTGCAACTTCTCGAATACAACAATACGTTTGGTCGTAGAGCGGTATTTGCCTGCATGTGGGGTCATAGATTATTAGGATCGCAGACCATAGAGTGCCAAGGTGACGGTTCGTGGAGCGGAAGTACGCCTAGTTGCGAGG AAATAATCTGCCCAACTCCGTCGATACCGAAGAGTGGCCGTATTATCGAACAAACAAATCGTCATAATTCAGGAAGAAAACAACACCAAACGCGTATGTACAAAGTTGGTGCACTTGTCAGGTTTGCTTGCGTGCCTGGTCATCAATTGTTAGGCGAGGCCTCGGTAATATGTACAGAGAACGGAACATGGTCTCATCCGCCACCAGTTT GTAAAGTGAGATGTCCTTACCCAGGCGATCCGCCTCACGGACGAATCGCACCTCTTAAATTTTGGTACAAACCAGGTGATAATATACAG GTAACTTGTTCACCGGGATACGTTACACCATTGGAACCCGTAAGGAAGCCAACTTGTCGAGAAAATGGAATATGGAGTGCTCCCCCACCACCTTGTAGGTCATATAAAGATGtttaa
- the LOC132916682 gene encoding locomotion-related protein Hikaru genki isoform X3: protein MSIEKERTRKFFESAHGMKLSAGFYVLLLGLVTTVTFCTAKQIDSDGFHRGCKLEGLHPFLIVTYKNITISVDKITVPHGERVTVRCRELGKYKLVGDPLLHCRNASWSGKLPSCTPTTAISNYTEDVPPTIVFGLPAGSAAVEPSGALAVYPGSILHLECLFARKLGNPEWTWTSTFRQYLTGWAIAARERDWKYRLSIYYAKTQDSGVYTCSTPRGLSNSIRVHVVDVQCPVLNLPKPPLIGKIEGARMGHGATFECPIGFKLEGAAVITCQYNGKWSAEIPRCETIVCPPIDKFDDTRLQLLEYNNTFGRRAVFACMWGHRLLGSQTIECQGDGSWSGSTPSCEEIICPTPSIPKSGRIIEQTNRHNSGRKQHQTRMYKVGALVRFACVPGHQLLGEASVICTENGTWSHPPPVCKVRCPYPGDPPHGRIAPLKFWYKPGDNIQVTCSPGYVTPLEPVRKPTCRENGIWSAPPPPCRSYKDV from the exons ATGTCcatcgagaaagaaagaacaaggAAATTCTTTGAAAGCGCGCATGGTATGAAACTGAGTGCAGGATTTTATGTTTTGTTACTTGGGCTTGTAACAACGGTTACTTTTTGCACGGCGAAACAAATAG ATTCCGACGGATTTCATAGAGGTTGTAAACTTGAAGGATTACATCCGTTTTTAATCGTGACCTACAAGAATATTACAATATCT GTAGACAAGATCACTGTACCACACGGGGAACGGGTGACGGTAAGATGCAGAGAACTTGGCAAATACAAGCTCGTCGGTGATCCTCTGTTGCATTGTCGTAATGCAAGTTGGAGCGGGAAACTACCCTCTTGTACTCCAACGACAGCGATTTCAAATTATACCG AGGATGTACCGCCAACGATCGTATTTGGATTACCGGCCGGTTCAGCTGCTGTCGAACCATCTGGTGCTCTCGCCGTTTATCCTGGAAGCATTCTTCACCTGGAATGCCTATTCGCTAGAAAACTTGGTAATCCCGAATGGACTTGGACCTCGACATTTCGTCAATACTTGACCG GATGGGCGATTGCTGCTCGTGAAAGAGACTGGAAGTATCGATTATCGATATATTATGCGAAAACGCAAGATTCAGGAGTTTACACGTGCTCTACACCTCGTGGATTATCTAACTCCATACGTGTCCACGTTGTGG ATGTTCAGTGTCCCGTTTTGAACCTACCCAAACCACCGTTAATCGGTAAGATCGAAGGTGCGCGTATGGGTCACGGAGCAACGTTCGAATGTCCAATTGGATTTAAACTAGAAGGCGCAGCTGTTATAACGTGTCAATACAACG GTAAATGGTCAGCCGAAATTCCGCGATGCGAAACAATCGTATGCCCACCTATAGATAAATTCGATGATACAAGGTTGCAACTTCTCGAATACAACAATACGTTTGGTCGTAGAGCGGTATTTGCCTGCATGTGGGGTCATAGATTATTAGGATCGCAGACCATAGAGTGCCAAGGTGACGGTTCGTGGAGCGGAAGTACGCCTAGTTGCGAGG AAATAATCTGCCCAACTCCGTCGATACCGAAGAGTGGCCGTATTATCGAACAAACAAATCGTCATAATTCAGGAAGAAAACAACACCAAACGCGTATGTACAAAGTTGGTGCACTTGTCAGGTTTGCTTGCGTGCCTGGTCATCAATTGTTAGGCGAGGCCTCGGTAATATGTACAGAGAACGGAACATGGTCTCATCCGCCACCAGTTT GTAAAGTGAGATGTCCTTACCCAGGCGATCCGCCTCACGGACGAATCGCACCTCTTAAATTTTGGTACAAACCAGGTGATAATATACAG GTAACTTGTTCACCGGGATACGTTACACCATTGGAACCCGTAAGGAAGCCAACTTGTCGAGAAAATGGAATATGGAGTGCTCCCCCACCACCTTGTAGGTCATATAAAGATGtttaa
- the LOC132916688 gene encoding synaptonemal complex protein 1, producing MLFQKRIPLTFRRIKDVRWSTKDKLEQYRGILKLHAREKKIRLRDATKLKKKISWQLSTYKRDVNNYRQIVNEITKGIPKGHVRGLLRSRKNLELKCQGREIEHICESTYEENHRKRCQLDKLRYEKKQKMKRCFELQVEHAELCNIYKEEKDVPWTRAQQRLVSRYQKSVARQNAAKAINLTYAYILEILKKDAVYHEILLDSLKQDRVSQCKVILRTTIMGQLATEETNDIESKYKRVARNVWNNMKEKERMLEIVREQVEDLWSYAQSLIRTESEEILTTEIIRSGTISNKALEKQISYLEEIFDKIKDSLLVHSYRELLSRLEEQMKQRTRLLEQFDRNVKERDSLLSKKNEALSTLSNFEHALVATIEEYNADKNILLEQIAMQKKRELERKNLKKERGELLMDIRAALQNMVAMLICVKRGNKVAARKPTEEFDKRFDIPMIEKMETEGLALLSTVSRKVGALFGMSNFELDKDREERAKDLYQTYVSNYRSKIKFKDAEVEPTGLIVEHQAIDSSVPTRAEIKLRSKQAVEAYLRLE from the exons ATGTTATTTCAAAAACGAATTCCACTGACATTCCGTAGAATCAAAGATGTAAGATGGTCAACTAAAGATAAATTAGAACAATATCGTGGGATCCTTAAATTACATG CACGTGAAAAGAAGATAAGGCTGCGAGATGctacaaaattaaagaaaaagatatcaTGGCAATTAAGTACGTACAAACGAGATGTAAACAATTATCGTCAAATTGTTAACGAGATAACGAAAGGAATTCCAAAAGGTCATGTGCGTGGTTTATTGCGAAGTcgtaaaaatttagaattaaaatgcCAAGGTCGAGAAATAGAA CACATTTGTGAATCTACTTACGAGGAAAATCATAGGAAACGCTGTCAATTAGATAAGCTTCGTTAcgagaagaaacaaaagatgAAACGATGTTTCGAACTACAA GTAGAACACGCAGAGCTGTgcaatatttacaaagaagaaaaagacgtGCCATGGACTCGAGCGCAACAAAGATTGGTGTCGCGATATCAAAAATCTGTTGCGAGACAAAATGCAGCAAAGGCGATAAATTTAACATATGCTTACATACTTGAAATCTTAAAAAAG GATGCGGTATATCACGAAATTTTGTTGGATAGCTTGAAACAAGATCGTGTAAGTCAATGTAAAGTGATACTTCGAACAACGATAATGGGTCAACTCGCAACCGAAGAAACGAATGACATCGAATCAAAGTATAAACGTGTAGCACGAAATGTTTGGAATAACATGAAGGAGAAAGAACGTATGCTAGAGATCGTACGTGAACAAGTAGAGGACTTGTGGTCATACGCGCAGTCCCTCATACGAACCGAA AGCGAGGAGATATTAACTACAGAAATTATACGCTCTGGAACCATATCGAATAAAGCGTTAGAAAAGCAAATAAGCTATTTGgaagaaatattcgataaaatcaaGGATTCATTGTTGGTTCATTCTTATCGAGAATTGCTTTCAAG GTTGGAAGAACAAATGAAACAACGAACACGACTGTTGGAACAATTTGATCGGAACGTAAAAGAGCGTGATTCGTTGTTAAGTAAGAAAAATGAGGCATTGTCCACTCTGTCTAATTTCGAGCACGCCCTTGTAGCCACTATTGAGGA ATATAACGCGGACAAAAATATCTTGCTGGAACAGATCGCGATGCAAAAAAAGCGTGAACTTGAacgaaaaaatttaaaaaaggagCGAGGTGAATTACTGATGGACATAAGAGCTGCTTTGCAGAATATGGTAGCGATGTTGATTTGTGTTAAAAGAGGTAATAAAGTAGCAGCGAGAAAGCCAACGGAAgaatttgataaacgattcgACATACCAATGATAGAAAAGATGGAGACAGAAG GTTTAGCATTATTGTCCACTGTTAGTCGAAAAGTAGGTGCACTATTCGGAATGAGTAATTTCGAACTGGACAAAGACAGAGAAGAGAGAGCGAAAGACTTGTACCAAACTTACGTTTCCAATTATCGTTCAAAGATCAAGTTCAAAGATGCGGAAGTGGAACCAACGG GTCTCATCGTCGAGCATCAAGCAATTGATTCATCGGTGCCAACGCGggcagaaattaaattaaggaGTAAACAAGCTGTGGAAGCTTATTTAAGACTGGAGTGA
- the LOC132916682 gene encoding locomotion-related protein Hikaru genki isoform X1, with protein sequence MSIEKERTRKFFESAHGMKLSAGFYVLLLGLVTTVTFCTAKQIDSDGFHRGCKLEGLHPFLIVTYKNITISVDKITVPHGERVTVRCRELGKYKLVGDPLLHCRNASWSGKLPSCTPTTAISNYTGVTIIGNIYVLKRNEILFHLIFLLSLIVRGETEDVPPTIVFGLPAGSAAVEPSGALAVYPGSILHLECLFARKLGNPEWTWTSTFRQYLTGWAIAARERDWKYRLSIYYAKTQDSGVYTCSTPRGLSNSIRVHVVDVQCPVLNLPKPPLIGKIEGARMGHGATFECPIGFKLEGAAVITCQYNGKWSAEIPRCETIVCPPIDKFDDTRLQLLEYNNTFGRRAVFACMWGHRLLGSQTIECQGDGSWSGSTPSCEEIICPTPSIPKSGRIIEQTNRHNSGRKQHQTRMYKVGALVRFACVPGHQLLGEASVICTENGTWSHPPPVCKVRCPYPGDPPHGRIAPLKFWYKPGDNIQVTCSPGYVTPLEPVRKPTCRENGIWSAPPPPCRSYKDV encoded by the exons ATGTCcatcgagaaagaaagaacaaggAAATTCTTTGAAAGCGCGCATGGTATGAAACTGAGTGCAGGATTTTATGTTTTGTTACTTGGGCTTGTAACAACGGTTACTTTTTGCACGGCGAAACAAATAG ATTCCGACGGATTTCATAGAGGTTGTAAACTTGAAGGATTACATCCGTTTTTAATCGTGACCTACAAGAATATTACAATATCT GTAGACAAGATCACTGTACCACACGGGGAACGGGTGACGGTAAGATGCAGAGAACTTGGCAAATACAAGCTCGTCGGTGATCCTCTGTTGCATTGTCGTAATGCAAGTTGGAGCGGGAAACTACCCTCTTGTACTCCAACGACAGCGATTTCAAATTATACCG GTGTGACAATCATTGGAAATATCTACGTCTT aaaacgaaacgaaatcctgttccatttaatatttctcctCTCGTTGATTGTTCGAGGAGAAACAGAGGATGTACCGCCAACGATCGTATTTGGATTACCGGCCGGTTCAGCTGCTGTCGAACCATCTGGTGCTCTCGCCGTTTATCCTGGAAGCATTCTTCACCTGGAATGCCTATTCGCTAGAAAACTTGGTAATCCCGAATGGACTTGGACCTCGACATTTCGTCAATACTTGACCG GATGGGCGATTGCTGCTCGTGAAAGAGACTGGAAGTATCGATTATCGATATATTATGCGAAAACGCAAGATTCAGGAGTTTACACGTGCTCTACACCTCGTGGATTATCTAACTCCATACGTGTCCACGTTGTGG ATGTTCAGTGTCCCGTTTTGAACCTACCCAAACCACCGTTAATCGGTAAGATCGAAGGTGCGCGTATGGGTCACGGAGCAACGTTCGAATGTCCAATTGGATTTAAACTAGAAGGCGCAGCTGTTATAACGTGTCAATACAACG GTAAATGGTCAGCCGAAATTCCGCGATGCGAAACAATCGTATGCCCACCTATAGATAAATTCGATGATACAAGGTTGCAACTTCTCGAATACAACAATACGTTTGGTCGTAGAGCGGTATTTGCCTGCATGTGGGGTCATAGATTATTAGGATCGCAGACCATAGAGTGCCAAGGTGACGGTTCGTGGAGCGGAAGTACGCCTAGTTGCGAGG AAATAATCTGCCCAACTCCGTCGATACCGAAGAGTGGCCGTATTATCGAACAAACAAATCGTCATAATTCAGGAAGAAAACAACACCAAACGCGTATGTACAAAGTTGGTGCACTTGTCAGGTTTGCTTGCGTGCCTGGTCATCAATTGTTAGGCGAGGCCTCGGTAATATGTACAGAGAACGGAACATGGTCTCATCCGCCACCAGTTT GTAAAGTGAGATGTCCTTACCCAGGCGATCCGCCTCACGGACGAATCGCACCTCTTAAATTTTGGTACAAACCAGGTGATAATATACAG GTAACTTGTTCACCGGGATACGTTACACCATTGGAACCCGTAAGGAAGCCAACTTGTCGAGAAAATGGAATATGGAGTGCTCCCCCACCACCTTGTAGGTCATATAAAGATGtttaa
- the LOC132916685 gene encoding large ribosomal subunit protein mL38, which translates to MANPVLRSFIKDISSRLKIRVEQVRHGHHLRGKPPTIALTLQQRLQLLKGPSPTKVNIGFLPSKPSLEKKQAWMTERKIKRANMNFEKEIRSGQMPLNLEEAKNIWLETSSPRDIRKIADHYNIFQDLFGNAFFFPVLQLDINYNIDDNDTLVRVYTGNVIKPAEARALPNVGYKAQNDTLWTLVMCTPDGNLENSNNEYCHWFLGNIPGNRVEEGEQIMDYLRPIPVRGVGYYRYIFILYKQSQRLDYTEYNRLQPCLQLKERNWNTLEFYQKYQDYLTPAGLAFFQSDWDPTVREFYHSVLDAKEPIFQYDFPKPYIRPQTWFPLRQPFNLYLDRYKDPKDVMKEFLLRKLRTVNPFKEPKAPLKYPNASSIDKRIPSWMRVQIKKERLGWDRVNLLK; encoded by the exons ATGGCGAATCCTGTTTTACGAAGTTTTATCAAAGATATATCTTCACGCTTAAAAATTCGTGTCGAACAAGTTCGACATGGACATCATCTTCGAGGAAAACCACCAACTATCGCTCTCACTTTGCAGCAACGGCTCCAAT tgTTGAAAGGACCAAGTCCAACTAAAGTAAACATAGGTTTTCTTCCTTCAAAACCCTcattagaaaaaaaacagGCTTGGATGACTGAACGAAAAATCAAACGAGCCAACATGAACtttgagaaagaaataagGAGCGGACAGA TGCCACTAAATTTagaagaagcaaaaaatatttggttAGAAACATCAAGTCCGCGTGATATTCGAAAAATTGCAGATCATTATAACATTTTCCAAGATTTATTCGGAaatgcttttttctttcctgttCTACAACTTGACATCAATTATAACATAGACGATAATGATACTTTAGTCAGAGTTTATACAGGAAATGTAATAAAACCTGCGGAGGCACGTGCGTTACCAAATGTTGGATACAAAGCCCAAAACGATACTTTATGGACATTGGTGATGTGTACACCAGATGGTAATTTGGAGAACTCAAACAATGAATATTGTCATTGGTTTTT aGGAAATATTCCAGGGAACAGAGTAGAAGAGGGTGAGCAAATAATGGATTATTTGAGACCAATCCCAGTTAGGGGAGTAGGATATTATCGTTACATATTTATCCTGTACAAACAAAGTCAACGTCTAGATTATACAGAATACAACAGACTTCAACCTTG TTTACAGTTAAAAGAACGTAATTGGAATACATTAgagttttatcaaaaatatcaagATTATCTTACTCCAGCTGGTCTAGCATTTTTTCAAAGTGATTGGGATCCCACAGTGAGAGAGTTTTATCATTCTGTACTAG aTGCAAAAGAGCCGATATTTCAGTATGACTTTCCAAAACCATACATTAGACCGCAAACATGGTTTCCATTGAGACAACCATTTAATCTTTATTTAGACAGGTACAAGGATCCCAAAGATgtaatgaaagaatttttgttAAGAAAACTAAGAACCGTCAATCCTTTCAAAGAGCCAAAGGCACCTCTCAAGTATCCAAACGCGAGCAGTATCGATAAAAGAATACCCTCTTGGATGAgagtacaaataaaaaaggaacgctTGGGATGGGACCGAGTTAATcttctgaaataa